From a single Nicotiana tomentosiformis chromosome 2, ASM39032v3, whole genome shotgun sequence genomic region:
- the LOC104115826 gene encoding cholesterol 22-monohydroxylase CYP90B51 codes for MSDLEFFLFLVPLIFAVLIVLNLFKRKQKFPNLPPGNMGWPFLGETIGYLKPYSATTIGDFMQHHISRYGKIYKSNLFGEPTIVSADAGLNRYILQNEGRLFECSYPRSIGGILGKWSMLVQVGQMHRDMRMISLNFLSNARLRNQLLREVEKHTLLVLGSWKEDSVVCAQDEAKKFTFNFMAEHIMSLEPGKTETEQLKKEYITFMKGVVSAPLNFPGTAYRRALQSRSTILKFIERKMEERLTEMKGDESDLLGWVLKNSNLSKEQILDLLLSLLFAGHETSSVAIALAIYFLESCPAAVQQLTEEHLEITRAKKESGVTELTWDDYKKMEFTQCVISETLRLGNVVRFLHRKAVKDVRYKGYDIPCGWKVLPVISAVHLDPSLFGRPQHFDPWRWQNQQGSPSANGGSTGTSSTTKSSNNFMPFGGGPRLCTGSELAKLEMAIFIHYLVLNFHWQLAASDQAFAFPYVDFPNGLPIRIQTNDHSSL; via the exons ATGTCTGACTTggagttttttctttttcttgttcccCTAATCTTTGCTGTACTTATTGTTCTTAATCTATTCAAAAGAAAACAGAAATTTCCAAATCTCCCACCAGGAAACATGGGTTGGCCTTTTCTTGGTGAAACCATTggctatttgaaaccttattcaGCTACTACTATTGGAGATTTCATGCAACATCACATCTCAAG GTATGGGAAAATTTACAAGTCAAATTTGTTTGGGGAGCCAACAATAGTTTCAGCAGATGCAGGGCTGAACAGATACATTTTGCAAAATGAAGGTAGATTGTTTGAGTGTAGTTACCCGAGAAGCATAGGTGGAATTCTTGGGAAATGGTCTATGTTGGTTCAAGTTGGACAAATGCATAGAGATATGAGGATGATTTCTCTGAATTTCTTAAGCAATGCTAGGCTCAGGAATCAACTTTTAAGGGAGGTTGAAAAGCATACTCTGCTTGTTCTTGGTTCTTGGAAAGAGGATTCTGTAGTTTGTGCTCAAGATGAAGCAAAGAAG TTTACATTCAACTTTATGGCAGAACATATCATGAGTTTAGAACCTGGAAAGACAGAGACAGAGCAGCTGAAAAAAGAGTACATTACATTTATGAAAGGAGTAGTTTCTGCTCCATTGAATTTTCCAGGAACAGCTTACAGAAGGGCTTTACAG TCTCGATCGACAATTCTTAAATTTATCGAGAGAAAAATGGAGGAGAGGCTTACAGAAATGAAAGGAGACGAAAGTGACCTACTTGGTTGGGTTCTGAAAAATTCCAATCTTTCAAAGGAACAAATTCTTGATTTGCTACTAAGTTTGCTCTTTGCTGGCCATGAAACTTCATCAGTAGCCATAGCTCTTGCAATTTACTTCTTGGAAAGTTGTCCTGCTGCTGTTCAACAGTTAACA GAAGAACACTTGGAGATTACCAGAGCCAAAAAGGAGTCAGGAGTCACAGAATTGACTTGGGATGACTATAAGAAAATGGAATTCACCCAATGT GTTATAAGTGAGACTTTAAGGCTCGGGAATGTAGTAAGGTTTCTTCACAGGAAGGCTGTGAAAGATGTTCGATATAAAG GTTATGACATTCCATGTGGATGGAAAGTGCTACCGGTGATTTCAGCAGTGCATTTAGATCCTTCACTTTTTGGCCGACCTCAGCACTTCGATCCGTGGAGATGGCAG AATCAACAAGGGTCGCCTTCAGCAAACGGAGGAAGCACAGGCACGAGCAGCACAACGAAAAGTAGTAATAATTTCATGCCATTTGGGGGAGGACCACGGTTATGTACAGGATCTGAATTGGCCAAACTTGAGATGGCCATTTTCATCCACTATCTTGTCCTCAATTTCCACTGGCAATTAGCTGCTTCTGATCAGGCTTTTGCCTTCCCTTACGTTGATTTCCCCAATGGCCTCCCTATCAGAATCCAAACAAATGATCACTCTTCATTGTAA